A part of Chanos chanos chromosome 9, fChaCha1.1, whole genome shotgun sequence genomic DNA contains:
- the tle2b gene encoding transducin-like enhancer protein 4, with amino-acid sequence MYPQGRHPVPLQAGQSFKFTVLETLDRIKEEFQFLQAQYHSLKLECEKLASEKTEMQRHYIMYYEMSYGLNIEMHKQAEIVKRLSAICAQIIPFLSQEHQQQVVQAVERAKQVTMAELNAIIGQQQLQHLSHHTPGIPLTPHPSGLSLGGSSGLLALTGALGVSAHLASKDDRNHLDPEHLREGAPSRSKSVSSTDSQAVEERQGPSGVYPSQSGAGDAKRRRCDDKDLLQSHYDSDGEKSEDNLVVDVSNEEPSSPVGSPARSPHGNGLDRAPTLRKEVPRSPSPPTTSVSPPPQSPTPGKSKDPSQMEKSLSPSSKSGCSSPSHREALTPGPPVPHGPPGPSTSCLRLVSKAPSAADPLALRSPLSMTPGSYPAHFGVVSHAGLNGELASPGGFGGSLTISPQISAAASAYTRSPVVAYESRGHLRPPGLSSSLPGSSGGKPAYSFHVSADGQMQPVPFPPDALLGPGIPRHARQIHTLSHGEVVCAVTISTSTRHVYTGGKGCVKVWDISQPGSKSPIAQLDCLNRDNYIRSCKILPDGRTLIVGGEASTLSIWDLATPTPRIKAELTSSAPACYALAISPDNKVCFSCCSDGNIVVWDLHNQTLVRQFQGHTDGASCIDISNDGTKLWTGGLDNTVRCWDLREGRQLQQHDFTSQIFSLGYCPTGEWLAVGMESSNVEVLHVSKPDKYQLHLHESCVLSLKFAYCGKWFVSTGKDNLLNAWRTPYGASIFQSKESSSVLSCDVSPDDKYIVTGSGDKKATVYEVVY; translated from the exons tACTACGAGATGTCTTACGGCCTGAACATTGAGATGCATAAACAG GCAGAGATCGTCAAACGCCTCAGCGCTATCTGCGCACAGATTATCCCTTTCCTGTCTCAGGAG CACCAGCAGCAGGTGGTGCAGGCAGTGGAGCGGGCGAAGCAGGTAACCATGGCAGAGCTCAACGCTATTATTGGG cagcagcagctccagcACCTGTCTCATCACACCCCCGGTATCCCGTTGACCCCCCACCCGTCAGGCCTGTCCCTGGGGGGCAGCTCTGGCCTGCTGGCCCTCACCGGGGCCCTGGGGGTGTCTGCTCACCTGGCGTCCAAAGACGACCGTAACCACCTGGACCCTGAACACCTGAGAG AGGGAGCCCCTAGCCGG AGTAAGTCTGTCTCCTCCACGGACAGTCAGGCAGTGGAGGAGAGGCAGGGGCCCTCAGGAGTTTATCCCTCACAGAGCGGAGCAGGAGACGCCAAGAGGAGGCGCTGTGATGACAAAGACCTCCTCCAGTCACACTAC gacaGTGATGGGGAGAAGAGTGAGGATAATCTGGTAGTAGACGTGTCTAATGAG gagccCTCTTCCCCAGTTGGCAGTCCAGCTCGTTCTCCACATGGCAATGGTTTGGATCGCGCCCCCACCCTGAGGAAAGAGGTGCCCAGGTCCCCAAGCCCACCCACAACCTCTGTGTCCCCCCCACCGCAGAGCCCTACGCCAGGCAAGAGCAAGGACCCCTCACAG atggagaaatctctgtctccctcctctaAATCGGGCTGTTCTTCCCCCTCCCACCGAGAGGCTCTTACCCCCGGACCCCCGGTCCCTCATGGCCCCCCGGGGCCCAGCACATCCTGTCTGAGACTAGTCAGCAAAGCCCCCTCTGCCGCAGACCCCTTGG CTCTCCGTAGCCCCCTGTCGATGACCCCTGGGTCATACCCAGCGCATTTCGGGGTAGTGTCCCATGCGGGGCTGAACGGGGAACTGGCCAGTCCAGGGGGCTTTGGAGGGTCCCTAACCATCTCCCCTCAAATCAGCGCGGCTGCCAGTGCATACACACGCAGCCCAgtg GTGGCGTATGAGTCACGGGGCCACCTCAGGCCTCCGggtctttcctcctctctgccgGGTTCCAGCGGCGGAAAACC tgcgTACTCGTTCCACGTGAGTGCGGACGGACAGATGCAGCCTGTGCCTTTTCCTCCAGACGCCCTGTTGGGCCCTGGCATCCCGCGCCACGCCCGACAGATCCACACGCTCAGTCACGGAGAGGTGGTGTGTGCCGTCACCATCAGCACCTCCACCCGACACGTCTACACGGGCGGCAAAGGCTGTGTGAAGGTTTGGGACATCAGCCAACCTGGCAGCAAGAGTCCCATCGCCCAACTGGACTGCCTG aacagaGACAACTACATCCGCTCATGTAAGATCCTTCCTGATGGGAGGACACTGATCGTCGGGGGCGAGGCCAGCACCCTGTCAATCTGGGACCTGGCCACGCCCACTCCCCGTATCAAGGCGGAGTTAACGTCGTCTGCGCCTGCCTGCTACGCCCTGGCCATCAGTCCCGACAACAAAGTTTGTTTCTCCTGCTGTAGTGACGGAAACATCGTCGTCTGGGATCTTCATAACCAGACGCTAGTCAg gcAGTTTCAGGGCCACACAGACGGGGCGAGCTGTATCGACATCTCCAACGACGGGACCAAACTGTGGACGGGGGGGTTGGACAACACCGTTCGCTGCTGGGACCTGAGGGAGGGCAGACAGCTACAGCAACACGACTTCACCTCACAG atctTCTCTTTGGGCTACTGTCCTACAGGAGAGTGGCTGGCTGTGGGGATGGAGAGCAGTAATGTGGAAGTTCTCCACGTCTCCAAACCCGACAAATACCAGCTCCACCTCCACGAGAGCTGCGTTCTCTCGCTCAAGTTCGCTTACTGTG gcaAATGGTTTGTGAGCACAGGGAAGGACAATCTACTAAATGCCTGGCGGACCCCGTATGGAGCCAGCATTTtccag tcAAAGGAGTCGTCCTCGGTGCTGAGTTGTGACGTGTCCCCTGACGATAAGTACATCGTGACAGGGTCGGGAGATAAAAAAGCCACCGTGTACGAGGTCGTCTACTGA